Proteins from a genomic interval of Euleptes europaea isolate rEulEur1 chromosome 18, rEulEur1.hap1, whole genome shotgun sequence:
- the PLEKHA4 gene encoding pleckstrin homology domain-containing family A member 4, with the protein MKVGTMSEGDRPRSGLSQASSTATITSVSMGTKPHATRPVRKVHSFGKRANSIKRDPNQPVIMRGWLYKKDSSGLKLWKRRWFVLSNYCLFYYRDSREEMVLGSIPLPSYEIRTAFSKEKKNRRFVFKAEHPGMRTYYFSAETQLDMNSWIRAMNQSAVAECDYGNYNRGLHDQSGSAHASFEECTLTKDGFAKSAESLEIAHISETQEAEALSSEAGQEESPCPRRASLSSSFNGGYPQEIREQPDLSSLSSQTDGCASPLIHTKLSPRPRSPLPRRSGSPSPTSSFRTLQPSPLLSIRSSRSYSLPLTPAESPRIPDAHSSPPRARRKPPRTAAAQAASCEDLSAHRTLVRPNTPMGRVDIAPSEGLPHNPYAVTSPGTRGHPLTPADRYDVFPSIEDPYCRRYTRSPHPSRTRPVGEESLTPSLGRPPQTRFADRGYISPSTGPSRTLVMSRIHGRLITPHSASSSYLHLPPLPPTPNRPNTGKRTTCRNLARSIHGAGGQRFESDTDALLTKLCGQDKVLRGLEEEINQFRTEKERLEKALEVTRLQLEEFKGQDATVEKICCQRRQLQDELVQIRARLCDLALDSDRAWEDYSGLESEVQLLKGSLEHIRNVGHPQDQASAQQDLWRIHDILAGLRASPANCITTESRRAGVSPVSTPTLDPHLGMNHSPMLPCPGEEKEPETAPPPGPSLFYHEATSSHVAIIQESGRTGGQLEIRQQDNLSVGEQPNPSSSSRGQLGVSWHSDGIRRSPDDSPGEPLKTEKRSPVREVDAPSSDRGSRSNIFREDSGRSRAKVVSPDTTAPRRPRMSAQEQLDRMQRNQEAQRKSEAAQSNPLGHWQDSLKRGSSRPLPNTPPESSPKEGVQTGGTKPRYPPTPEWERQRVIQLSYALAAEASQRGKHLTGRTSSRSSLDSIPGLRDSLDHHHLPSDSNSDELELNSAASKYNPTTPQNLSCGGDSRATNYTLPSSQTSNHVSCASEASHWSLPPQEEASQVSSRPKVPKATSHHLESTNELTLKSPPWVAPLPPSANQNFSVSRTANWDPPPFWDCEVWASEQSLVGNQSPSNGRCLGWSGENKPRQVVAYLHETAHPIKVTLVKSSF; encoded by the exons ATGAAA GTGGGGACCATGTCAGAGGGGGACCGGCCCAGAAGTGGCCTGAGCCAAGCCAGCAGCACAGCTACCATCACTTCTGTCTCCATGGGAACGAAG ccccatgcaACCCGGCCTGTCCGGAAGGTACATTCTTTTGGAAAGAGGGCAAATTCCATCAAGAGAGATCCTAATCAGCCTGTCATCATGCGGGGATGGCTTTATAAAAAG gacaGTTCTGGACTTAAACTGTGGAAACGGCGTTGGTTTGTCCTTTCAAATTACTGTCTCTTCTATTATCGAG ACAGCCGAGAAGAGATGGTCTTGGGCAGCATCCCTCTCCCTAGTTATGAGATTCGGACAGCGTTCTCCAAAGAAAAGAAGAACCGGCGCTTCGTGTTCAAG GCAGAACATCCTGGCATGAGAACATATTATTTCAGCGCTGAGACTCAGTTGGACATGAATAGCTGGATCCGGGCCATGAACCAATCAGCTGTTGCTGAGTGTGACTATGGAAACTA CAATCGGGGTCTCCACGACCAGTCTGGGTCTGCCCACGCCAGCTTTGAGGAATGCACGCTGACGAAGGACGGCTTTGCCAAAAGTGCCGAATCCCTAGAAATTGCCCATATTTCGGAGACGCAGGAAGCTGAGGCCTTGTCGTCTGAGGCGGGTCAGGAAGAATCTCCGTGCCCCAGGAGGGCGTCTTTGTCTTCCTCGTTCAATGGGGGGTACCCCCAAGAAATAAGAGAGCAACCAGATTTAAG CTCCCTCTCTTCCCAGACGGACGGATGCGCCTCGCCTCTCATCCACACAAAGCTATCCCCGCGGCCACGGTCCCCGCTGCCTCGCCGCTCTGGCAGCCCCTCACCCACCTCTTCCTTTCGGACCCTTCAGCCTTCCCCTCTGCTTTCCATTCGCTCCTCGCGCTCCTACTCCCTCCCCTTGACCCCGGCCGAATCTCCCCGGATACCAGACGCTCATTCTTCGCCCCCCAGGGCCCGCCGGAAGCCCCCACGAACCGCTGCCGCGCAGGCGGCGTCGTGCGAAGACCTCTCTGCTCACAGGACTCTCGTACGGCCCAACACACCCATGGGGAGGGTTGATATCGCCCCCAGCGAGGGCCTTCCCCACAACCCTTATGCCGTTACGTCGCCTGGCACCAGGGGGCACCCCCTCACACCTGCCGACCGGTACGATGTCTTCCCTTCCATTGAAGATCCGTATTGCCGGCGCTACACTCGAAGCCCTCATCCCAGCAGAACCCGGCCTGTGGGTGAGGAAAGCCTAACGCCCTCCCTGGGGAGACCGCCACAGACCAGA TTTGCAGACCGCGGTTACATCTCACCATCCACCGGACCATCTCGTACTTTGGTCATGTCTCGGATTCATGGCCGATTG aTCACCCCCCACTCTGCTTCATCCAGTTACCTCCACCTGCCGcccttgcctcccacgcccaaccGGCCCAACACTGGGAAAAGGACCACG TGCCGAAATCTGGCGAGGAGTATCCATGGTGCTGGAGGGCAGCGATTTGAAAGCGACACTGAT GCTCTCTTGACAAAACTGTGTGGCCAAGATAAAGTGCTCCGTGGCCTGGAAGAGGAGATAAACCAGTTCCGGACTGAAAAG GAACGGCTTGAAAAGGCCCTGGAGGTGACACGTCTGCAGCTTGAGGAGTTTAAAGGCCAGGACGCGACGGTGGAGAAAATCTGTTGCCAGCGGCGGCAGCTGCAGGATGAGTTGGTGCAAATCCGAGCACGCCTGTGCGATCTGGCGCTG GACAGTGACCGAGCTTGGGAAGATTATTCAGGCTTGGAAAGCGAGGTGCAGTTGCTGAAGGGATCCTTGGAGCACATCCGGAATGTGGGTCACCCCCAG gacCAAGCATCTGCTCAGCAAGATTTGTGGAGGATACATGACATCCTGGCCGGTCTGAGAGCCAGCCCAGCAAACTGCATCACCACGGAAAGCAGAAGAGCAG GGGTGTCTCCAGTCTCAACTCCGACTCTGGATCCTCATCTGGGAATGAACCATAGCCCCATGCTGCCCTGCCCTGGAGAAGAG AAGGAACCTGAAACTGCTCCTCCTCCAGGACCTTCCCTTTTCTACCACGAAGCCACGTCTAGCCACGTGGCCATCATTCAGGAGTCTGGCAGGACGGGGGGCCAATTGGAAATCAGGCAGCAGGACAATCTCAGTGTGGGAGAACAACCT AATCCATCTTCTTCCAGCAGAGGGCAGCTGGGGGTATCATGGCATTCTGATGGGATCCGGCGGTCTCCGGACGATTCCCCCGGTGAGCCCCTGAAAACTGAGAAAAGGAGTCCTGTGCGGGAAGTGGATGCTCCTAGTTCAG ACCGTGGAAGCCGCAGCAACATATTCCGCGAAGATAGCGGCCGCAGCAGAGCCAAG GTGGTCTCCCCCGATACAACTGCCCCTCGTCGTCCCCGCATGAGCGCCCAGGAACAGCTCGACAGGATGCAACGGAACCAAGAAGCTCAAAGAAAATCAGAAGCTGCCCAGAGCAACCCTTTGGGTCACTGGCAAGACTCTCTCAAGCGTGGGTCTAGCCGG CCCCTCCCTAATACCCCCCCTGAGTCATCACCCAAAGAGGGCGTTCAGACTGGGGGTACCAAGCCTCGATACCCCCCAACCCCTGAGTGGGAGCGACAGAGAGTAATCCAGCTTTCCTATGCATTGGCAGCAGAGGCTTCGCAGCGAGGGAAACACCTCACAG GAAGGACCAGTTCTCGCTCCTCCTTAGACAGTATCCCCGGGTTGCGTGATAGCCTGGACCATCACCACCTCCCCAGTGACAGTAACTCTGATGAACTCGAACTCAACAGTGCAGCATCCAAGTACAACCCAACAACCCCTCAAAACCTAAGCTGTGGTGGTGACTCCAGAGCAACAAATTACACACTGCCTTCATCCCAGACATCCAATCACGTGTCATGTGCCTCAGAAGCTTCCCATTGGTCGTTACCTCCTCAAGAGGAGGCCAGTCAGGTGTCATCCCGCCCCAAGGTTCCAAAGGCTACGTCGCACCATCTAGAATCGACCAACGAGCTGACTCTAAAGAGTCCACCTTGGGTGGCGCCACTGCCTCCATCAGCCAATCAGAACTTCTCTGTCTCCAGAACAGCCAATTGGGACCCACCTCCGTTTTGGGACTGTGAGGTGTGGGCATCTGAGCAGAGCCTTGTGGGTAATCAGAGCCCAAGCAATGGCCGGTGCCTTGGGTGGAGCGGTGAGAATAAGCCCCGTCAGGTGGTGGCATATCTTCACGAGACTGCACACCCTATCAAGGTCACGCTGGTGAAATCCAGTTTCTAG